One Urocitellus parryii isolate mUroPar1 chromosome 9, mUroPar1.hap1, whole genome shotgun sequence DNA segment encodes these proteins:
- the Gal3st4 gene encoding galactose-3-O-sulfotransferase 4 — MGPSSPARTMRLWGPRSLGVALGVFMTIGFGLQLLGGAFQRRLPRLQLRQSWTTSLGSAVPSCLPRQRLVFLKTHKSGSSSVLSLLHRYGDRHGLRFALPTRYQFGYPRLFRASQVKGYHPQGGGTQPPFHILCHHMRFNLKEVLQVMPSDSFFFSIVRDPAALARSAFSYYKSTSSAFRKAPSLAAFLANPRAFYRPGGRGDYYARNLLWFDFGLPFPPEKRINRGNPKDPDSHQGHVLPSGTGPRAQILDPNALLQPVSTVADGHSQAVSPTSFNLGSSSFIQWGLAWLDSVFDLVMVAEYFDESLVLLADALCWGLDDVVGFMHNAQAGGEQGLRAAGTGGLTAEDQQLTARARAWNNLDWALYVHFNRSLWARIEQYGQRRLKHAVAELRARREAMAKHCLQGGKALDPKYITNSQLRPFQYGSAKVLGYALRSSLSPQDREECERLATPELQYKDKLDAKQFPSPVSISLKTSRLLSSRHQATD; from the exons ATGGGTCCTTCGTCTCCTGCCAGGACCATGCGACTTTGGGGGCCTCGGAGCCTGGGGGTGGCTCTGGGAGTCTTCATGACCATCGGATTTGGCCTCCAGCTCTTGGGGGGGGCCTTCCAGAGGAG GTTACCCAGGCTGCAGCTCAGACAGTCCTGGACCACCTCCCTGGGATCAGCTGTTCCATCCTGCCTACCCCGGCAGCGACTTGTGTTCCTGAAGACACATAAATCCGGGAGCAGCTCTGTGCTGAGCCTGCTTCATCGCTACGGGGACCGGCATGGGTTGCGCTTCGCCCTCCCCACCCGCTACCAGTTCGGCTACCCAAGGCTTTTCCGGGCCTCTCAGGTCAAAGGCTACCATCCTCAGGGTGGGGGCACCCAGCCCCCCTTCCATATCCTCTGTCATCACATGAGATTCAACCTGAAAGAG GTACTTCAGGTAATGCCTTCTGAtagtttcttcttttccattgttCGTGACCCAGCGGCTCTGGCCCGCTCTGCCTTCTCCTACTATAAATCCACCTCATCAGCCTTCCGCAAGGCACCATCTTTGGCTGCCTTCCTGGCCAACCCTCGAGCCTTCTACCGGCCTGGAGGCCGTGGGGACTACTATGCTCGAAATTTGCTATGGTTTGACTTTGGCCTGCCCTTCCCTCCAGAGAAGAGGATCAATAGAGGGAATCCCAAAGACCCTGACTCCCATCAGGGGCATGTTTTGCCTTCTGGCACTGGCCCTCGAGCCCAAATCCTAGATCCCAATGCTCTCTTGCAGCCTGTTTCCACTGTTGCTGATGGTCACAGCCAGGCAGTCAGCCCTACCTCCTTCAATTTGGGGTCCTCATCCTTCATTCAGTGGGGCCTGGCCTGGCTGGACTCTGTTTTTGACCTGGTCATGGTGGCTGAGTACTTTGATGAATCACTGGTTCTGCTGGCAGATGCCTTGTGCTGGGGTCTGGATGATGTGGTGGGTTTCATGCACAATGCTCAGGCTGGAGGTGAGCAGGGCCTCAGGGCTGCTGGCACTGGTGGACTAACTGCTGAGGATCAACAGCTGACCGCTCGGGCCAGAGCCTGGAACAACCTGGACTGGGCTCTCTATGTTCACTTCAACCGCAGCCTCTGGGCACGGATAGAACAATATGGCCAGAGACGACTGAAGCATGCTGTGGCTGAGCTTCGGGCTCGCAGAGAGGCTATGGCTAAACACTGCCTTCAGGGGGGTAAGGCTTTAGACCCCAAATATATCACCAACAGTCAGTTGCGTCCCTTCCAGTATGGGTCAGCTAAAGTTTTGGGCTATGCACTTCGGAGTAGTTTGAGCCCTCAAGACCGGGAGGAGTGTGAACGCCTggctacccctgagctacagtaCAAGGACAAGCTGGATGCTAAGCAGTTTCCCTCTCCAGTCTCAATATCCTTGAAGACTTCAAGGCTACTTTCCTCTAGGCATCAAGCTACAGATTAG
- the Lamtor4 gene encoding ragulator complex protein LAMTOR4 isoform X2, whose product MTSALTQGLERIPDQLGYLVLSEGAVLASSGDLENDEQAASAISELVSTACGFRLHHGMSVPFKRLSVVFGEHTLLVTVSGQRVFVVKRQNRGREPIDV is encoded by the exons ACTTCTGCACTGACCCAGGGACTGGAGCGAATCCCAGACCAGCTCGGCTACCTGGTGCTGAGTGAAGGTGCAGTGCTGGCG TCATCTGGGGATCTTGAGAATGATGAGCAGGCAGCCAGCGCCATCTCTGAGCTCGTCAGTACAGCCTGTGGGTTCCGCCTGCATCATGGCATGAGTGTCCCCTTCAAGCGCCTGTCAg TGGTCTTTGGAGAACACACACTGCTGGTGACTGTGTCAGGACAGAGAGTGTTTGTGGTGAAGAGGCAGAACCGAGGCCGGGAGCCCATTGATGTCTGA
- the Trappc14 gene encoding trafficking protein particle complex subunit 14 has protein sequence MESQCDYSMYFPAVPLPPRAELAGDPGRYRALPRRNHLYLGETVRFLLVLRCRGGAGSGAGGGPGLSSRGAWAELATALAALASVSAGGVLPGGSGTSDQDPEPPGGGDPGGGGVFRGCSPLLTHGPGPATSGAATTLPVEEPIVSTDEVIFPLTVSLDRLPPGTPKAKIVVTVWKREVEAPEVRDQGYLRLLQTRSPGETFRGEQSAFKAQVSTLLTLLPPPVLKCRQFTVAGKHLTVLKVLNSSSQEEISIWDIRILPNFNASYLPVMPDGSVLLVDNVCHQSGEVSMGSFCRLPGTSGCFPCPLSALEEHNFLFQLRAGEQPPPGAKEGLEVPLIAVVQWSTPKLPFTQSIYTHYRLPSVRLDRPCFVMTASCESPVRTYERFTVTYTLLNNLQDFLAVRLVWTPEHAQAGKQLCEEERRAMQAALDSIVCHTPLNNLGFSRKGSALTFSVAFQALRTGLFELSQHMKLKLQFTASVSHPPPEARPLSRKSSPSSPAVRDLVERHQASLGRSQSFSHQQPSRSHLMRSGSVMERRAITPPVASPVGRPLYLPPDKAVLSLDKIAKRECKVLVVEPVK, from the exons ATGGAGTCCCAGTGCGACTACTCGATGTACTTCCCGGCCGTGCCGCTGCCACCGCGCGCGGAGCTGGCGGGGGACCCGGGCCGGTACCGGGCGCTGCCCCGGCGTAACCATCTGTACCTCGGGGAGACTGTCCGCTTCCTGCTGGTCCTACGCTGCCGGGGTGGCGCCGGGTCTGGTGCCGGGGGCGGCCCGGGCTTGAGCTCCCGAGGGGCCTGGGCAGAACTCGCAACTGCCCTGGCCGCCCTGGCTTCTGTCAGCGCCGGAGGCGTGCTACCAGGGGGCAGTGGCACCAGCGACCAGGACCCAGAACCTCCAGGGGGAGGGGACCCTGGGGGTGGAGGCGTGTTCCGGGGCTGCAGCCCTCTTCTCACCCATGGCCCGGGCCCTGCTACCTCAGGGGCAGCGACCACG CTGCCTGTGGAGGAACCCATCGTGTCCACAGATGAGGTCATCTTCCCACTCACTGTTTCACTGGATAGACTGCCCCCAGGGACACCTAAGGCCAAG ATTGTAGTGACCGTGTGGAAACGGGAGGTTGAGGCACCAGAGGTCAGAGATCAAGGCTACTTGCGCTTGCTGCAGACCCGATCTCCTGGGGAGACATTCCGGGGCGAGCAGAGTGCTTTCAAGGCCCAAG TGAGCACCCTGCTGACGCTGCTGCCCCCTCCAGTTCTGAAATGTCGACAGTTCACTGTGGCTGGAAAACACTTGACCGTGCTCAAGG TGCTGAACAGTTCCTCCCAGGAGGAAATCTCCATCTGGGATATCCGAATCCTCCCCAACTTCAATGCCAGTTATCTACCTGTCATGCCTGATGGCTCTGTGCTGCTGGTGGACAATGTTTG TCACCAGTCTGGGGAAGTCTCCATGGGCTCCTTCTGCCGACTCCCTGGTACCTCTGGCTGCTTCCCCTGTCCTCTTAGTGCCCTGGAGGAACACAACTTCCTGTTTCAGCTGAGAGCGGGTGAGCAGCCCCCTCCAGGAGCCAAGGAG GGCCTAGAAGTTCCCTTGAttgctgtggttcagtggtccacCCCAAAGCTGCCCTTCACCCAGAGCATCTACACCCACTACCG CCTGCCCAGTGTCCGCCTGGACCGTCCGTGCTTTGTGATGACTGCTTCTTGTGAGTCCCCTGTTCGGACTTATGAGCGCTTCACTGTCACCTACACACTGCTCAACAATCTTCAAGACTTCCTTGCTGTGAGGCTTGTGTGGACCCCGGAGCATGCACAGGCTG GAAAGCAGCTGTGTGAGGAGGAACGCCGGGCCATGCAAGCAGCCCTGGACTCCATTGTCTGCCACACCCCCCTCAACAACCTTGGCTTTTCCCGGAAAGGCAGTGCGCTCACCTTCAGTGTGGCCTTCCAAGCTCTGAGGACGGGGCTCTTTGAG CTGAGCCAGCACATGAAACTGAAGCTGCAGTTCACTGCCAGTGTGTCCCACCCTCCTCCTGAGGCCCGGCCCCTTTCTCGCAAGAGCAGCCCCAGCAGCCCTGCTGTCCGGGACTTGGTGGAGAGGCACCAGGCGAGCCTGGGCCGCTCTCAGTCCTTCTCCCACCAACAGCCTTCCCGAAGCCACCTCATGAG GTCAGGAAGTGTGATGGAGCGCAGGGCCATCACACCCCCTGTGGCTTCCCCAGTTGGCCGCCCTCTCTACCTGCCCCCAGACAAGGCTGTGCTCTCTCTGGATAAGATTGCCAAGCGCGAGTGCAAAGTCCTGGTGGTGGAGCCCGTCAAGTAG
- the Lamtor4 gene encoding ragulator complex protein LAMTOR4 isoform X1 produces MTSALTQGLERIPDQLGYLVLSEGAVLASSGDLENDEQAASAISELVSTACGFRLHHGMSVPFKRLSGVSPPVVFGEHTLLVTVSGQRVFVVKRQNRGREPIDV; encoded by the exons ACTTCTGCACTGACCCAGGGACTGGAGCGAATCCCAGACCAGCTCGGCTACCTGGTGCTGAGTGAAGGTGCAGTGCTGGCG TCATCTGGGGATCTTGAGAATGATGAGCAGGCAGCCAGCGCCATCTCTGAGCTCGTCAGTACAGCCTGTGGGTTCCGCCTGCATCATGGCATGAGTGTCCCCTTCAAGCGCCTGTCAg GTGTTTCCCCTCCAGTGGTCTTTGGAGAACACACACTGCTGGTGACTGTGTCAGGACAGAGAGTGTTTGTGGTGAAGAGGCAGAACCGAGGCCGGGAGCCCATTGATGTCTGA